AAGGCGATGATTCAAAAGTCCGAGCGGCCGAAGTTCAAGGTCCGGCATCACAGCCGGTGCCGCCGCTGCGGAAGGGCCCGGGCGTTCTACCGCGACTTCGGCATCTGCCGGATCTGCCTGCGGGAGATGACCCTGAGGGGCGAAATCCCCGGGATGGTCAAGGCCAGCTGGTAGGGAATCTGAACTTTGGCAAAGAGCCAAAGTTCAGTAATACCTAAGCACCAAGCTCTAAATCCTAAATCACCGCCTTTGGCGGGATCCCGATATTGCGGGACAAATATCAATGTCCCAAATGCCTAACTCGATACAAACAATTTGGATTTTTGAAATTTGTTAATTTGAATTTGTTTAGTCCGCCGGATTCGATATTAGAATTCCTGCCTTCGCCGTAACAACGCCCGGCATAATGGCACGGCTTCGTGCAGGCAGGTCGAATTTGCCAAAGTTTAACATTTAGCCGTTATCAAGATTCACCAGAGCATTTTTAGGAGATAATACGAGATGTCGATGACCGATCCCATTGCCGATATGCTGACCAGGATCCGCAATGCCGGGAAAGCCAAGATGAAGAGGGCGGACGTTCCGGCCTCCAAGATGAAAATGGCGATCACCAAGATCCTTCTGAGGGAACGCCTGATCTCCAATTTCAAGTACATCGCCGACGGCAAGCAGAACATGATCCGCATCTACCTGCGCTACGACGATGACGGAAAGCACCTGATCAAGGGCCTGGTGCGCCGCAGCACTCCTGGTTTAAGGGTTTATGCCTCGGCCGACAAACTGCCCCGGGTCCGCAGCGGAATGGGGCTGGCCATCATCTCCACCTCCAAGGGCCTGATGACCGACCGCGAGGCCCGCAAGAACAAACTGGGCGGCGAGGTGGTCTGCTACCTGTGGTAAGCTTGGAAAGCTTGAAAGGTTGAAAATGTTTAAAAGGGTTGAACAGGGCTTGCCCACCCGCCTGTCGGCGGATAAGAAGAAATGCTGATATGTATTGTTTACGAAGGGTTGAAACGGTTCGGGACATTTCGGACATTTAGAACCTTTGGAACATTTAGAACATCTGTAATATTGAGTTAAGGAGATATAAAAAGTGTCGCGGATAGGCAGAAAGCCAATAGAGATTCCTAAAGGGGTCAAGACCGAGCTGGTCGGGCAGAAGATAAAAGTGACCGGGCCCAAGGGCGCCCTGGAGCTGGAGATACATCCCAACATCAAACTGGATATCAAGGACGGCGTCCTGACGGTGATCCGGGCCTCAGACGAAAAGTTCGACCGGTCCCTGCACGGCCTAACCCGGGCCTTGGTGTTTAACGCGGTCACCGGGGTCAGCCAGGGTTTCACCAGAGTGCTTCAGATCTACGGAATCGGGTTCAAGGCCATCAAGGACCCCAAGGGCCTGACCCTCAACCTGGGATTTTCCCATCCCATCAATATGGAAGCTCCCCAGGGCATCGAGTTTGACCTCACCGACGAACCCGCCCAGAAAGTCTTGGACAAGACCTACCAGAGCAGCATCGTGATCAAGGGCATAGACAAGCAATTAGTGGGCGAGGTGGCGGCCACCATCAGGCGTTTCCGCAAGCCGGAGCCGTACCAGGGCAAGGGGATCCGCTACCAGGGCGAGCACATCCGCCGTAAGGCCGGCAAGACCGCGGCCGGGGCCACCGGCGCATAATAATACTCCCGCGAAACACGCCAACATATCGCTATAAACGTTCAGCGTTTACCGTTTACTGTTTACAGTTAGGCTCAACAGCAAACGGCAGACAATAAACAGTAAACAGTAAACATTGTAATAAAAGCAAAAAACAGGTATTAGACAAATGGCAGACAAGGCGAAAGAAAAACGAGACGCCCGCCTCAGGCGGCATGTACGGATCCGGCGCAAGGTTCAAGGCACATCCGAAAGGCCACGGCTCTGCGTCTTCCGCAGCAACAAGTTCATTTATGCCCAGGTGATAGACGACACCCAACATGCGGTGCTGGCGGCTTCCGGCAAGATGGAGGGGCTGGAAAAAGGCAAGCTGGCCCAGAGCAAGCAGGTGGGCAAGAAGATCGCCCAGCTGGCTTTGGCCAAGGGCATCAAACAGGTGGTGTTTGACCGGGGCGGATATATTTATCACGGCAGAATCAAGGCGCTGGCCGAGTCGGCCAGAGAAGCCGGGTTGCAATTCTAAAAAAATATTTGGGAGATAAAGACCAGTGGCAAGGATCAACTTGAATAGTCTGGGCGAGCTCAAGGAGCAGGTGGTCCACATCAACCGGGTGGCCAAGGTGGTAAAGGGAGGAAAGCGCTTCGGTTTTACCGCTCTAGTGACAGTGGGTGATGGAAACGGCCATGTGGGAATCGGCAAGGGAAAGGCCCGCGAAGTTTCCGAGGCCATCCGCAAGGCCAATGAGGACGCCAAGAAAAGCCTTAAAAAATATTCGGTGGTCGACGGCAAGATCCCCTACATGGTAATGGGCAAGTACGGGGCCAGCGAAGTGGTCTTAAGGCCGGCCGCCGCCGGAACCGGCGTGATCGCCGGCAACGTGGTCCGCTCGGTGCTGGAGGTCTGCGGCGTTACCGACATCCTGACCAAGAGCCTGGGCTCCAATAATCCCCATAATCTTTTAAAGGCCACCATCGACGGGCTGGCTCAGCTTAAGCAGCCGGCCGAAATTCTGGAGGAGCGCAACCGGGGCAAGGCCGGGGCCGCCCCCGAGGCCAAACCGCAGACGCCAGTCGAAGAACATCCGGCCCAGGCTGGGTCCGAAGAACAGCCGAACCAGGTGCCGGCCGAGGAACCTCCGGTCGCAGTCTAATCGTCCGGCAGTTCAAGCAAAATAGCCTTTCATCATACCGCCATAAAGGAAAATTAACGTGCCCAAAAAAATATTACGGATAACCCAGATCCACTCCACCATCGACCGGGCTGAAATCCAGCACCGGACCATCAGGGCTTTAGGGCTGCGCAAGCTTTATCATACGGTGGAGAAGGCCGACACCCCGCAGATCCGGGGGATGGTAAAAAAAGTGGAGCATCTGCTGAAAGTTGAGGAGATCAAGGAAGGAGGCAGCCGCAAATGAAACTGGACCAGATCAAACCCAATCGGGGCGCGGTCAAAAAGGCCAAACGGAGGGGCTGCGGCACCGGCTCGGGCCACGGCGGCACTTCCACCAAGGGCCACAAGGGCCAGAAATCACGGGCCGGCTCCGGAGCCAGGGTTCCTTCATGGTTTGAGGGCGGACAG
The sequence above is drawn from the candidate division TA06 bacterium genome and encodes:
- a CDS encoding type Z 30S ribosomal protein S14, with amino-acid sequence KAMIQKSERPKFKVRHHSRCRRCGRARAFYRDFGICRICLREMTLRGEIPGMVKASW
- the rpsH gene encoding 30S ribosomal protein S8, which codes for MSMTDPIADMLTRIRNAGKAKMKRADVPASKMKMAITKILLRERLISNFKYIADGKQNMIRIYLRYDDDGKHLIKGLVRRSTPGLRVYASADKLPRVRSGMGLAIISTSKGLMTDREARKNKLGGEVVCYLW
- the rplF gene encoding 50S ribosomal protein L6 yields the protein MSRIGRKPIEIPKGVKTELVGQKIKVTGPKGALELEIHPNIKLDIKDGVLTVIRASDEKFDRSLHGLTRALVFNAVTGVSQGFTRVLQIYGIGFKAIKDPKGLTLNLGFSHPINMEAPQGIEFDLTDEPAQKVLDKTYQSSIVIKGIDKQLVGEVAATIRRFRKPEPYQGKGIRYQGEHIRRKAGKTAAGATGA
- the rplR gene encoding 50S ribosomal protein L18 — protein: MADKAKEKRDARLRRHVRIRRKVQGTSERPRLCVFRSNKFIYAQVIDDTQHAVLAASGKMEGLEKGKLAQSKQVGKKIAQLALAKGIKQVVFDRGGYIYHGRIKALAESAREAGLQF
- the rpsE gene encoding 30S ribosomal protein S5 yields the protein MARINLNSLGELKEQVVHINRVAKVVKGGKRFGFTALVTVGDGNGHVGIGKGKAREVSEAIRKANEDAKKSLKKYSVVDGKIPYMVMGKYGASEVVLRPAAAGTGVIAGNVVRSVLEVCGVTDILTKSLGSNNPHNLLKATIDGLAQLKQPAEILEERNRGKAGAAPEAKPQTPVEEHPAQAGSEEQPNQVPAEEPPVAV
- the rpmD gene encoding 50S ribosomal protein L30, translating into MPKKILRITQIHSTIDRAEIQHRTIRALGLRKLYHTVEKADTPQIRGMVKKVEHLLKVEEIKEGGSRK